The following are encoded in a window of Flavobacterium cupriresistens genomic DNA:
- a CDS encoding MCP four helix bundle domain-containing protein yields the protein MKDLKKYSNKTKAAFILLIVMLLIILSNFNTLLNSKNVNENINAIYKDRLVVAHYIFQYSKELHFIKTEAEKLNLSDTIKKNEIASTLKIIHTIDDLYAKTVLTPKEKTYFQAFLNSCETIHKQSQAKNWIQISKASDEALKTLELLSQIQITEGKEKLKAANAMHSGNNSLGQLQIALLVILGGITFYLLIIKKKKTVKIPESPSLN from the coding sequence ATGAAAGACTTAAAAAAATACAGCAACAAAACCAAAGCGGCTTTCATTCTGCTTATTGTCATGCTTCTTATTATTTTGAGTAATTTCAACACCTTACTAAACTCCAAAAATGTTAACGAAAACATTAATGCGATTTACAAAGATCGTTTAGTAGTAGCGCATTATATTTTTCAATACTCCAAAGAGCTTCATTTTATAAAAACAGAAGCCGAAAAATTAAACCTCAGCGATACCATCAAAAAGAATGAAATCGCAAGTACCTTAAAGATTATCCACACCATAGATGATCTGTATGCTAAAACAGTTCTAACACCGAAAGAAAAAACTTATTTTCAAGCCTTTCTAAATTCATGCGAGACCATCCATAAACAATCTCAAGCTAAAAACTGGATTCAAATTTCAAAAGCAAGCGATGAAGCTTTAAAAACGTTAGAATTACTCTCTCAAATTCAGATTACAGAAGGAAAGGAAAAATTAAAAGCCGCGAATGCCATGCATAGCGGTAATAATAGTCTTGGACAACTTCAGATAGCCTTACTTGTCATTTTGGGTGGGATTACTTTTTATCTGTTGATTATTAAGAAAAAGAAAACGGTAAAAATTCCTGAATCTCCTAGCTTGAATTAA